From Streptomyces showdoensis, a single genomic window includes:
- a CDS encoding ferric iron reductase: MDLDDSAQVGGFFALRTTPPGPGAAHLPLSRLYAGEDGPLAARVDRVTARLGAPERRVGASIAHLGLAARLWSTALGPAALHGRFPELTPATLHWDGALTSPDDLWWSGGSTLPAGVEELRAAVHEAHLVPLHAAFARDGRISERLLWGNAGSALAGALRELVRWARAHGRPDAADRAAVLVRGLFDHPDLDRTVRGPALRRTSCCLYYRCPSGGLCGDCVFDHPPRTGLEARPPAP; encoded by the coding sequence GTGGATCTCGACGACAGCGCACAGGTGGGCGGCTTCTTCGCGCTGCGCACCACCCCGCCCGGCCCCGGCGCGGCACACCTCCCGCTCTCCCGTCTGTACGCGGGGGAGGACGGCCCGCTCGCCGCGCGGGTGGACCGCGTCACCGCCCGGCTCGGCGCCCCCGAGCGCCGGGTCGGTGCCTCGATCGCGCACCTCGGCCTCGCCGCCCGTCTGTGGTCCACCGCCCTGGGCCCCGCCGCCCTGCACGGCCGCTTCCCCGAGCTGACGCCCGCCACCCTGCACTGGGACGGCGCCCTCACCTCGCCCGACGACCTGTGGTGGTCCGGCGGCAGCACCCTCCCCGCCGGCGTCGAGGAGCTGCGGGCCGCCGTCCACGAGGCCCACCTGGTCCCGCTGCACGCGGCCTTCGCCCGCGACGGGCGGATCTCCGAGCGCCTGCTGTGGGGCAACGCGGGCTCCGCGCTCGCCGGGGCGCTGCGCGAGCTCGTCCGCTGGGCCCGCGCCCACGGCCGCCCGGACGCCGCCGACCGGGCCGCCGTCCTCGTCCGGGGCCTCTTCGACCACCCCGACCTGGACCGTACGGTCCGGGGCCCCGCCCTGCGCCGCACCAGCTGCTGCCTCTACTACCGCTGCCCCTCCGGCGGCCTCTGCGGCGACTGTGTGTTCGACCACCCGCCCCGAACGGGTTTGGAGGCGCGGCCCCCGGCTCCGTAA
- a CDS encoding DMT family transporter produces MSPLLLSVLLSLVSAVAYAAAAIVQERVAASATGPRYAPLRTPAWWGSVLLNGLGAALHVAALAYGPLSLVQPLGALTIVFALPMAALFVGRRAGRTAWRGALMATVGLAGLLSLTGGSGAQTLSAGERRLLTVAAFGVVALLFLAARLVGRSVLRSVILAAAAGVSFGIASVFTKTVAEEWTPSAPLAEWTSLLTLSALAVTGLLLSQASYRGAGLAAPLATVTVVNPVIAATVGLTLFGESFRYGTAGGVAALICGAVAAGGLVQLTLDRLGRAEDAPGVSSDRARSGGARSARSAGSVESVGSAGSARSAGSAGSDRHAPGAEVGQGVDVGAVPGTRAHLEVQVRSRTVAGRP; encoded by the coding sequence ATGAGCCCCCTCCTGCTGTCCGTGCTCCTCTCCCTGGTCTCGGCGGTCGCCTACGCGGCCGCGGCGATCGTGCAGGAGCGCGTCGCGGCCTCCGCCACCGGACCGCGCTACGCCCCGCTGCGCACCCCCGCGTGGTGGGGCTCGGTCCTGCTCAACGGCCTCGGCGCGGCCCTCCACGTGGCCGCGCTGGCCTACGGGCCGCTCAGCCTGGTCCAGCCGCTGGGCGCGCTGACGATCGTGTTCGCGCTGCCGATGGCGGCGCTCTTCGTGGGCCGCAGGGCGGGCCGGACGGCCTGGCGGGGCGCCCTGATGGCGACCGTGGGCCTGGCCGGGCTGCTCAGTCTGACCGGCGGCTCCGGGGCGCAGACCCTCTCCGCCGGCGAGCGCCGGCTGCTCACCGTGGCGGCCTTCGGCGTGGTGGCCCTGCTGTTCCTCGCCGCCCGCCTGGTGGGCCGCTCGGTGCTGCGCAGCGTGATCCTGGCCGCCGCGGCCGGGGTGTCCTTCGGCATCGCCTCGGTGTTCACGAAGACGGTCGCCGAGGAGTGGACGCCGAGCGCGCCGCTCGCCGAGTGGACCAGCCTGCTGACCCTCTCGGCGCTCGCGGTGACCGGACTGCTGCTGTCCCAGGCCTCCTACCGGGGCGCGGGCCTCGCGGCCCCGCTCGCCACGGTCACCGTGGTCAACCCGGTGATCGCGGCGACGGTGGGCCTGACGCTGTTCGGCGAATCCTTCCGTTACGGCACGGCCGGCGGCGTGGCCGCGCTGATCTGCGGCGCGGTGGCGGCGGGCGGCCTGGTCCAGCTCACCCTCGACCGGCTGGGCCGGGCCGAGGACGCGCCGGGGGTGTCATCGGACCGGGCGCGGTCCGGCGGGGCGCGATCAGCCCGATCAGCCGGTTCAGTCGAGTCAGTCGGGTCAGCAGGGTCCGCCCGATCAGCCGGGTCAGCCGGGTCAGATCGACACGCCCCGGGCGCGGAGGTAGGCCAAGGGGTCGATGTCGGAGCCGTACCCGGGACCCGTGCGCATCTCGAAGTGCAGGTGCGGTCCCGAACTGTTGCCGGTCGACCCTGA
- a CDS encoding transglycosylase family protein: MAVRGRHRRHQPSLINRASLTVTAGGAGMALPLIGAGTAQAASLDVWEKLAACESSSNWQINTGNGYFGGLQFSQSTWERYGGTHYAPRADLASRDQQIAVAERVLKGQGPGAWPACAPRAGLERGGEASGTATQTQRTRPLADAATASSATKAALPGQRKKPAGTSPTAVPSVREMYTVAPGDSLSAIARDEHVRGGWQRLYETNRKVVGDDPDLIHPGQRLTLRMAAPKAPEKADPKPTRPAEPPAPKPPATKAPATKAPATKAPATKPATKPVARPAAKPVTRPVTTPAARPPAARPVHKPAPRPVTKPAHKPAVRPAAPEADRFTSPVSDTDIGTRYRKEGSSWASGYHTGVDFPVPTGTSVRAVAAGKVVSAGWAGSYGYQVVIRHEDGRYSQYAHLSALNVRDGQRVNTGQRIARSGSTGNSSGPHLHFEMRTGPGYGSDIDPLAYLRARGVSI, from the coding sequence ATGGCCGTACGCGGGAGACACCGCCGCCACCAGCCGAGCCTGATCAACCGTGCCTCGCTCACGGTCACCGCGGGCGGCGCCGGGATGGCCCTGCCGCTGATCGGCGCGGGCACGGCACAGGCGGCCTCGCTCGACGTCTGGGAGAAGCTCGCCGCCTGCGAGTCCTCCTCCAACTGGCAGATCAACACCGGCAACGGCTACTTCGGCGGGCTCCAGTTCAGCCAGTCGACCTGGGAGCGGTACGGCGGCACGCACTACGCGCCGCGCGCCGACCTGGCCTCCCGGGACCAGCAGATCGCCGTCGCCGAACGCGTGCTCAAGGGGCAGGGACCGGGCGCCTGGCCGGCCTGCGCGCCCCGGGCCGGGCTGGAACGCGGCGGCGAGGCTTCGGGTACGGCGACCCAGACGCAGCGCACCCGGCCGCTGGCGGACGCCGCGACGGCCTCCTCCGCCACGAAGGCCGCGTTACCCGGTCAGCGGAAGAAGCCCGCGGGCACCAGCCCGACCGCCGTGCCGAGCGTGCGCGAGATGTACACCGTCGCGCCCGGCGACTCGCTCTCCGCCATCGCCCGTGACGAGCACGTCCGGGGCGGCTGGCAGCGCCTCTACGAGACGAACCGGAAGGTCGTCGGCGACGACCCCGACCTGATCCACCCCGGCCAGCGGCTCACGCTGCGGATGGCCGCCCCCAAGGCGCCCGAGAAGGCCGATCCGAAGCCCACGCGGCCGGCGGAGCCCCCGGCCCCGAAGCCCCCGGCGACGAAGGCCCCGGCGACGAAGGCCCCGGCGACGAAGGCCCCGGCCACCAAGCCCGCCACCAAGCCGGTCGCCAGGCCCGCGGCGAAACCCGTCACCAGGCCCGTCACCACCCCCGCGGCCAGGCCCCCGGCCGCCCGGCCGGTCCACAAGCCCGCGCCCAGGCCGGTCACGAAGCCCGCCCACAAGCCCGCGGTCCGGCCCGCCGCCCCCGAAGCCGACCGCTTCACCTCGCCCGTCTCCGACACCGACATCGGCACCCGCTACCGCAAGGAGGGCTCCTCCTGGGCCAGCGGCTACCACACGGGCGTCGACTTCCCGGTCCCCACCGGCACCTCCGTGCGGGCCGTGGCCGCCGGGAAGGTCGTCTCCGCCGGCTGGGCCGGCTCGTACGGCTACCAGGTCGTCATCCGCCACGAGGACGGCCGCTACAGCCAGTACGCGCACCTGTCCGCGCTGAACGTCCGCGACGGGCAGCGGGTCAACACCGGACAGCGCATCGCCCGCTCAGGGTCGACCGGCAACAGTTCGGGACCGCACCTGCACTTCGAGATGCGCACGGGTCCCGGGTACGGCTCCGACATCGACCCCTTGGCCTACCTCCGCGCCCGGGGCGTGTCGATCTGA
- a CDS encoding GNAT family N-acetyltransferase — MAEPTIRDDREKGRLEAFDDGDYAGVVVYFVLDAPPHALVAVHTVVEATHEGQGVAGALVREFYRTAAAEGVPVVPLCPYAAAWAARHPEEAPVAPEEVVRAAKAQLKASPDLW, encoded by the coding sequence ATGGCCGAGCCGACCATCCGCGACGACCGGGAGAAGGGGCGCCTGGAGGCCTTCGACGACGGCGACTACGCCGGCGTCGTCGTCTACTTCGTCCTGGACGCCCCGCCGCACGCCCTCGTCGCGGTGCACACCGTGGTCGAGGCGACCCACGAGGGGCAGGGCGTCGCCGGGGCGCTGGTCCGGGAGTTCTACCGGACCGCCGCCGCCGAGGGCGTCCCCGTCGTCCCGCTCTGCCCGTACGCGGCGGCCTGGGCCGCACGGCACCCCGAGGAGGCCCCGGTGGCCCCGGAGGAGGTCGTCCGGGCGGCCAAGGCCCAGCTGAAGGCCTCGCCGGACCTCTGGTGA
- the panD gene encoding aspartate 1-decarboxylase: MLRTLFKSKIHRATVTQADLHYVGSVTVDAELMEAADLLPGELVHIVDIDNGARLETYVIEGERGSGVIGINGAAAHLVHPGDLVILISYAQVEDAEARTFVPRVVHVDAGNRIVELGQDASAPVPGSDTVRAPHAVPAQV, from the coding sequence GTGCTGCGTACTCTGTTCAAGTCCAAGATCCACCGCGCCACCGTCACCCAGGCCGACCTGCACTACGTGGGGTCCGTCACCGTCGACGCCGAGCTGATGGAGGCCGCCGACCTCCTCCCCGGCGAGCTGGTCCACATCGTCGACATCGACAACGGGGCCCGCCTGGAGACCTATGTCATCGAGGGCGAGCGAGGCTCCGGCGTGATCGGGATCAACGGGGCCGCGGCCCACCTCGTGCACCCCGGGGACCTGGTCATCCTCATCAGCTACGCCCAGGTGGAGGACGCCGAGGCGCGCACGTTCGTGCCGCGCGTCGTGCACGTGGACGCCGGGAACCGCATCGTGGAGCTGGGACAGGACGCCTCCGCGCCGGTCCCGGGCAGCGACACGGTGCGGGCGCCGCACGCGGTGCCCGCGCAGGTCTGA
- a CDS encoding SixA phosphatase family protein has product MGPEPGCRRAPPAGDGAAGVRLLLVRHAKAVRKDRRIDDFDRELSERGRGDAPRTGRRLAGSGLEPDFVLCSPSRRTRQTWRLAASALEDPPPVVHDERLYRAPPGTLVSVLAERSPGLRTVGLVGHNPGIRELAAGLCGSGPAELLERVRAGFPTSGVVLIELPGGWESLSPGSGRVIACWSPGD; this is encoded by the coding sequence ATGGGCCCGGAGCCCGGATGCAGGCGGGCGCCACCGGCAGGGGACGGCGCGGCCGGGGTCCGGCTGCTGTTGGTGCGCCACGCGAAGGCCGTGCGCAAGGACCGGCGGATCGACGACTTCGACCGCGAGCTGAGCGAGCGGGGCAGGGGCGACGCGCCCCGGACCGGCCGCCGGCTCGCGGGCTCCGGTCTCGAACCCGACTTCGTGCTCTGCTCCCCGTCGCGCAGGACCCGCCAGACCTGGCGGCTCGCCGCCTCCGCGCTGGAGGACCCGCCGCCCGTCGTCCACGACGAGCGCCTCTACAGGGCGCCGCCCGGCACGCTGGTCTCCGTCCTGGCCGAGCGGAGCCCCGGCCTTCGCACCGTGGGCCTCGTCGGCCACAACCCGGGGATCCGCGAGCTGGCCGCCGGCCTGTGCGGGAGCGGCCCCGCTGAGCTGCTGGAGCGGGTGAGGGCGGGCTTCCCGACCTCGGGCGTGGTGCTGATCGAGCTGCCCGGGGGCTGGGAGTCGCTGTCCCCCGGCAGCGGAAGGGTGATCGCCTGCTGGTCACCGGGCGACTGA
- a CDS encoding DUF6458 family protein: MGLGLFIIMIAVGAILTFATDWEIQGVDLDLVGLILMGVGLLGTAVYTSVLRRRRMVVPPVAPTVTDDDRRDLL; this comes from the coding sequence ATGGGTCTGGGACTGTTCATCATCATGATCGCCGTCGGCGCGATCCTCACGTTCGCGACCGACTGGGAGATCCAAGGGGTCGACCTCGATCTGGTCGGCCTGATCCTCATGGGCGTCGGCCTGCTCGGGACCGCCGTCTACACCAGCGTCCTGCGCCGCCGCCGGATGGTGGTCCCGCCGGTGGCGCCCACGGTCACCGACGACGACCGTCGTGACCTGCTCTGA
- a CDS encoding SRPBCC family protein, which translates to MSQVEESVEVEVPVRAAYDQWTQFETFPRFMDGVERIEQRTDTLTHWTTEIGGVRREFDAVVTEQIPDERVAWTTVEGEARQAGVVTFHRLDETRTKVMLQMDFAPEGLTEQAGDKLGFVKRKVAGDLKRFKSFIEERGGLQTGGWRGSV; encoded by the coding sequence ATGTCCCAGGTGGAGGAGTCGGTCGAGGTCGAGGTACCGGTCCGCGCCGCGTACGACCAGTGGACCCAGTTCGAGACGTTCCCCCGCTTCATGGACGGAGTGGAGCGGATCGAGCAGCGCACGGACACGCTCACCCACTGGACCACCGAGATCGGCGGGGTGCGGCGCGAGTTCGACGCCGTCGTCACCGAGCAGATCCCGGACGAGCGCGTCGCGTGGACGACGGTCGAGGGCGAGGCCCGCCAGGCGGGCGTGGTGACCTTCCACCGCCTCGACGAGACCCGGACGAAGGTCATGCTCCAGATGGACTTCGCCCCCGAAGGGCTGACGGAGCAGGCGGGCGACAAGCTCGGCTTCGTCAAGCGCAAGGTGGCCGGCGACCTCAAGCGGTTCAAGTCGTTCATCGAGGAGCGCGGTGGCCTGCAGACGGGCGGCTGGCGCGGATCGGTCTGA
- a CDS encoding DUF6328 family protein, producing MNERDGGTPEDERRESPRDGRGETEEERADRRWQELLQEIRVAQTGVQILLGFLLTVVFTPLFHELEQTDKRIYLVTVVLGSLATGALIGPVSFHRIVSGRRIKPHAVVWASRLTFAGILLLLATLISALFLILRVATHDPYVPWLVSGVLAWYLICWFALPLWVRTRYAERG from the coding sequence ATGAACGAACGAGACGGCGGTACGCCGGAGGACGAGCGGAGGGAGTCCCCTCGCGACGGACGCGGCGAGACGGAGGAGGAACGCGCGGACCGGCGCTGGCAGGAGCTCCTCCAGGAGATCCGGGTGGCACAGACCGGCGTCCAGATCCTCCTCGGTTTCCTCCTCACCGTGGTGTTCACCCCGCTCTTCCACGAGCTGGAGCAGACCGACAAGAGGATCTACCTGGTCACGGTCGTCCTCGGATCCCTGGCAACGGGCGCCCTGATCGGCCCCGTCTCCTTCCACCGGATCGTGTCGGGGCGGCGGATCAAGCCGCATGCCGTCGTGTGGGCCTCCCGGCTCACCTTCGCCGGCATCCTGCTGCTGCTCGCGACGCTGATCTCCGCCCTGTTCCTCATCCTGCGGGTGGCGACCCACGACCCGTACGTGCCCTGGCTGGTCTCGGGTGTCCTCGCCTGGTACCTGATCTGCTGGTTCGCCCTGCCGCTGTGGGTCCGCACCCGCTACGCCGAGCGAGGCTGA
- a CDS encoding CsbD family protein: protein MSGEQKGKAKVEQAKGKAKEAVGRMTDNERLEAEGRAEQAKGDARTAKEKAKDVFKH from the coding sequence GTGTCCGGTGAGCAGAAGGGCAAGGCCAAGGTCGAGCAGGCCAAGGGCAAGGCCAAGGAGGCGGTCGGCCGGATGACCGACAACGAGCGCCTTGAGGCGGAAGGCCGGGCCGAGCAGGCCAAGGGCGACGCCCGCACCGCCAAGGAGAAGGCGAAGGACGTCTTCAAGCACTGA
- a CDS encoding thiamine pyrophosphate-dependent enzyme: MSRTVAQVIVDGLADLGVDRVFGVVGDALNPITDAIRTTEGIDWTGFRHEEAAAFAAGARAQLSGEPAVCMGTVGPGSVHLLNGLYDAAKSGAPVLAICGQVPLSELGGDYFQEVDNDLLFRDVAVYRATVTSPSQMPRLLESAVRAAVTGRGVAVLTVPGDLGDQEVEEDRPTRFALPRPAVTRPDDPALAEAAETIGRGSRVTLLVGRGAREAREEVLRAAELLSAPMVLTLKGKEGFEDDNPYEVGQTGLIGNPAAAHAMDACDTLIMLGTDFPYRDWYPEDCRVVQIDTREEHLGRRVPVDVGLAGDVGATLRALLPLLAPVASRSHLDGARERYADWQEGQAGLADPAHDKRLLGRVRAVFDNREAAIRPEALAAAVDRHAADDAIFTSDTGMATVWLSRLVRMRGTRRLIGSYNLGSMANAMPQAIGAQLWAPDRQVVAFCGDGGLGMLLGDLMTIRSERLPVKLVVFDNRRLGMVKLEQEQAGLPEFGTVLDNPDFAAVAEALGLTGIRVTSPGEVDEAVRKALALPGPVLLDVLTNPAEVAVPGKPTVSQGWGFAIAKIKENLPSGAR; this comes from the coding sequence ATGTCCCGTACCGTCGCACAGGTGATCGTCGACGGGCTCGCAGACCTCGGCGTCGACCGCGTCTTCGGCGTCGTCGGCGACGCGCTCAACCCGATCACCGACGCCATCCGCACCACCGAGGGCATCGACTGGACCGGCTTCCGCCACGAGGAGGCGGCGGCCTTCGCCGCCGGAGCGCGCGCCCAGCTCTCCGGAGAGCCGGCCGTCTGCATGGGCACCGTGGGACCGGGCTCGGTGCACCTGCTCAACGGACTGTACGACGCGGCCAAGAGCGGGGCGCCGGTCCTGGCGATCTGCGGCCAGGTGCCGCTGTCGGAGCTGGGCGGCGACTACTTCCAGGAGGTCGACAACGACCTCCTCTTCCGGGACGTGGCCGTGTACCGGGCCACCGTGACCTCCCCCTCCCAGATGCCCCGGCTGCTGGAGTCCGCGGTGCGGGCGGCCGTGACCGGGCGCGGCGTGGCGGTGCTGACCGTCCCCGGCGACCTCGGTGACCAGGAGGTCGAGGAGGACCGGCCGACGCGGTTCGCGCTGCCGCGTCCGGCCGTCACCCGCCCCGACGACCCGGCGCTCGCCGAGGCGGCCGAGACGATCGGCCGGGGCTCGCGGGTCACCCTCCTGGTCGGCCGCGGCGCCCGGGAGGCCCGCGAGGAGGTGCTGCGCGCCGCCGAGCTGCTCTCGGCGCCCATGGTGCTGACCCTGAAGGGAAAGGAGGGCTTCGAGGACGACAACCCGTACGAGGTCGGCCAGACCGGCCTCATCGGCAATCCGGCCGCGGCCCACGCCATGGACGCCTGCGACACCCTGATCATGCTCGGGACGGACTTCCCCTACCGGGACTGGTACCCGGAGGACTGCCGGGTCGTGCAGATCGACACCCGCGAGGAGCACCTCGGACGCCGCGTCCCGGTGGACGTCGGGCTCGCCGGGGACGTGGGCGCGACGCTGAGGGCCCTGCTGCCGCTGCTGGCCCCCGTCGCGTCGCGTTCCCACCTCGACGGGGCCCGCGAACGGTACGCGGACTGGCAGGAGGGGCAGGCCGGCCTCGCCGACCCCGCCCACGACAAGCGGCTCCTGGGACGCGTGCGGGCCGTGTTCGACAACCGGGAGGCCGCCATCCGTCCCGAGGCCCTCGCGGCGGCCGTCGACCGCCACGCCGCCGACGACGCGATCTTCACCTCGGACACCGGCATGGCCACCGTGTGGCTCTCGCGGCTCGTGCGCATGCGCGGCACCCGCCGGCTGATCGGCTCCTACAACCTCGGCTCCATGGCCAACGCCATGCCCCAGGCCATCGGGGCGCAGCTGTGGGCCCCGGACCGGCAGGTCGTGGCCTTCTGCGGCGACGGCGGCCTCGGCATGCTCCTCGGCGACCTCATGACGATCCGCTCCGAACGGCTGCCGGTGAAGCTCGTCGTCTTCGACAACCGCCGCCTCGGCATGGTCAAGCTGGAGCAGGAGCAGGCGGGGCTTCCCGAGTTCGGGACGGTGCTGGACAACCCCGACTTCGCCGCCGTGGCCGAGGCGCTCGGGCTGACCGGCATCCGCGTCACCTCGCCGGGCGAGGTGGACGAGGCCGTGCGCAAGGCGCTCGCCCTGCCCGGCCCGGTCCTCCTCGACGTGCTGACCAACCCGGCGGAAGTGGCCGTCCCGGGCAAGCCGACGGTGTCGCAGGGGTGGGGCTTCGCCATCGCCAAGATCAAGGAGAACCTGCCCTCCGGTGCGCGCTGA
- a CDS encoding FMN-binding glutamate synthase family protein yields the protein MVTSLLVVCSVLAALATGLAAVLVSPWWWCAAGPALLLAALATYDVVQRRHSILRNYPLLGHLRFAMEAIRPEVQQYFVERNVDGVPFDRDTRSIVYERAKGTDAEDPFGTELELDRTGTEYLVPSMAPRPVPDEAPRVRIGGPDCARPYDMALLNVSAMSFGSLSAPAVRALNEGARRGGFAHDTGEGGVSEHHLAPGGDLVWEIGTGYFGCRAEDGGFDPRLFAEKAALDQVACVLLKISQGAKPGIGGVLPGSKVGREIAAVRGVPEGRTVISPPYHRVYRTPRELVRFLGRMRELSGGKPVGFKLCVGARRDFLAVCKAMLEEDLTPDFIVVDGAEGGTGAAPLEFADSVGLPLTEGLTTVHRALVGTGLRDRIRIGASGKVATGSDIVKRLIQGADYTNSARAMMFALGCIQAQRCHTNTCPVGVATQDHRRARALDVQDKAERVRRFQEATVRSALALMAAMGADGPGDLEPGMLLRRVGPDAVRSHAELYEPLEPGVLLSPASVPDTWAGDWKAAHPDRFTLR from the coding sequence ATGGTGACGTCACTGCTCGTGGTCTGTTCCGTGCTCGCCGCGCTCGCCACCGGCCTCGCGGCCGTCCTGGTGTCCCCGTGGTGGTGGTGCGCGGCCGGCCCCGCCCTGCTGCTCGCCGCGCTCGCGACGTACGACGTCGTCCAGCGGCGCCACTCGATCCTGCGCAACTATCCGCTCCTCGGGCACCTGCGGTTCGCGATGGAGGCGATCCGCCCCGAGGTGCAGCAGTACTTCGTCGAGAGGAACGTCGACGGCGTGCCCTTCGACCGGGACACCCGGTCCATCGTGTACGAGCGGGCGAAGGGGACGGACGCCGAGGACCCCTTCGGCACCGAGCTGGAGCTGGACCGGACCGGCACCGAGTACCTGGTCCCCTCCATGGCGCCACGCCCGGTGCCGGACGAGGCGCCCCGGGTCCGGATCGGCGGCCCCGACTGCGCGCGGCCCTACGACATGGCGCTGCTCAACGTGTCGGCGATGAGCTTCGGCTCCCTGTCGGCCCCGGCCGTCCGCGCCCTGAACGAGGGCGCCCGGCGCGGCGGCTTCGCCCACGACACAGGCGAGGGCGGGGTGTCGGAGCACCACCTCGCCCCCGGCGGCGACCTCGTCTGGGAAATCGGGACCGGGTACTTCGGCTGCCGTGCCGAGGACGGCGGCTTCGACCCGCGGCTGTTCGCCGAGAAGGCCGCGCTCGACCAGGTCGCCTGCGTCCTGCTGAAGATCAGCCAGGGCGCGAAGCCCGGCATCGGGGGAGTGCTGCCCGGCTCCAAGGTCGGCCGGGAGATCGCCGCCGTCCGCGGCGTCCCCGAGGGCCGTACGGTGATCTCGCCGCCGTACCACCGCGTCTACCGGACCCCCCGGGAGCTGGTGCGCTTCCTCGGCCGGATGCGGGAGCTCTCCGGCGGCAAGCCGGTCGGCTTCAAGCTGTGCGTGGGCGCGCGCCGCGACTTCCTCGCCGTCTGCAAGGCGATGCTGGAGGAGGACCTCACCCCCGACTTCATCGTCGTCGACGGGGCGGAGGGCGGTACGGGCGCCGCCCCGCTGGAGTTCGCGGACAGCGTCGGCCTGCCCCTCACCGAGGGCCTGACCACGGTGCACCGGGCCCTCGTCGGCACGGGGCTGCGCGACCGGATCAGGATCGGCGCCTCCGGCAAGGTCGCCACCGGCAGCGACATCGTCAAGCGGCTGATCCAGGGTGCCGACTACACCAACTCCGCCCGGGCCATGATGTTCGCCCTCGGATGCATACAGGCCCAGCGTTGCCACACCAACACCTGCCCCGTGGGGGTGGCCACCCAGGACCACCGGCGCGCCCGCGCCCTCGACGTCCAGGACAAGGCGGAGCGGGTCCGGCGCTTCCAGGAGGCGACCGTCCGCAGCGCCCTGGCCCTCATGGCCGCCATGGGCGCCGACGGCCCCGGGGACCTGGAGCCCGGCATGCTGCTGCGCCGGGTCGGACCGGACGCCGTGCGCTCCCACGCCGAGCTGTACGAGCCGCTCGAACCCGGAGTGCTCCTGTCGCCCGCATCGGTTCCGGACACCTGGGCAGGCGACTGGAAGGCGGCCCACCCGGACCGGTTCACCCTCCGGTGA
- a CDS encoding DUF5670 family protein: MVPLLLVLLLALLLFGAGFAVKALWWIAVIVLVLWLLGFVARPKGGSSRWYRW; the protein is encoded by the coding sequence ATGGTCCCCCTGCTTCTCGTCCTGCTCCTCGCCCTGCTGCTCTTCGGCGCCGGCTTCGCCGTGAAGGCGCTCTGGTGGATAGCCGTCATCGTGCTCGTCCTGTGGCTGCTGGGCTTCGTGGCCCGGCCGAAGGGCGGCTCGAGCCGCTGGTACCGCTGGTAG
- a CDS encoding DUF5133 domain-containing protein — MLMAHPAVLRELIEQYETLMMLKAENGGEEVRRRMDDLAYTLCVSTGTRDVDAALIAARHRLPGARPEDDSVLSA, encoded by the coding sequence GTGCTGATGGCCCACCCCGCGGTCCTGCGCGAGCTCATCGAGCAGTACGAGACGCTGATGATGCTCAAGGCCGAGAACGGCGGCGAAGAAGTACGGCGGCGCATGGACGACCTCGCCTACACGCTGTGCGTGTCCACCGGTACGCGGGACGTGGACGCGGCGCTGATCGCGGCCCGCCACCGTCTGCCGGGCGCGCGCCCCGAGGACGACTCGGTGCTGAGCGCCTGA